A section of the Xiphias gladius isolate SHS-SW01 ecotype Sanya breed wild chromosome 8, ASM1685928v1, whole genome shotgun sequence genome encodes:
- the ces2b gene encoding fatty acyl-CoA hydrolase precursor, medium chain isoform X2, which translates to MKFCAKRTFFFLMSVICFCVAADLHAPEVHTKLGSLRGEYVSVKEKETGVHTYLGVPFAKPPIGPALRLAAPQPVEGWEGVRDATKQPPMCIQYKELVIDLLYKLSGFVVDLPDISEDCLYLNIYTPANRVHDAKLPVMVWIHGGGFSIGSASTFDGSALAAYQDVVVVLIQYRLGLLGFLSTGDEHMSGNFGLLDQVEALRWIQQHIHNFGGDPDLVTIFGESAGGASVSLLLLSPLSHGLFHHAIAESGTAAMDLLVNDPLPVTQMVANVTGCSLESTEKTADCMRNLDIETIVTIGKDKTFRFPVNVDGHFLTKPVDELFHKHELVTIPFMTGVNNDEGGWLLPNFFAPPNWTEGLDQEQFMDMLSLLYYDPKDAFIRDLMVDEYIGTGEDRVKNRNGFTELLGDVLFTIPAIKAANAHRDAGAPVYLYEYRHSPKLQQAIRPSFVGSDHGDEILTVLGLCLTTTHVKLADACPEEEVQFSRTMMNYWGNFARTGSPNGDGLVHWPKYGAEEDYLIIDLKEQVSGQHLKKERFDFLTQTLPEKIRQHREKIEHREL; encoded by the exons ATGAAGTTCTGTGCAAAGCGAACTTTCTTCTTTCTAATGTCTGTCATATGTTTCTGCGTTGCCGCCGATCTGCATG CCCCTGAAGTCCACACAAAACTTGGGAGCCTGAGAGGTGAGTATGTGAGCGTAAAGGAGAAGGAGACTGGAGTCCACACCTACCTTGGTGTCCCATTTGCCAAGCCACCCATAGGCCCTGCTCTGAGACTGGCTGCACCTCAGCCTGTAGAGGGATGGGAAGGAGTGAGAGACGCCACCAAGCAGCCACCCAT GTGTATTCAGTATAAAGAGCTTGTGATAGATCTGCTCTATAAGCTCAGTGGCTTTGTGGTAGATCTTCCAGACATTTCAGAAGACTGCCTTTACCTCAACATCTACACTCCTGCAAACAGAGTTCATGATGCCAAGCTCCCA GTCATGGTCTGGATCCATGGTGGAGGATTTTCTATAGGTTCAGCCTCAACGTTTGATGGCTCTGCCCTGGCTGCTTACCAGGATGTGGTTGTGGTTTTGATCCAATACCGCTTGGGACTTCTTGGCTTTCTCAG CACTGGAGATGAGCACATGTCTGGGAACTTCGGACTGCTGGACCAGGTAGAAGCTCTGAGGTGGATCCAACAGCATATTCACAACTTTGGTGGAGACCCAGATTTAGTTACAATCTTTGGAGAGTCTGCTGGTGGAGCGAGCGTATCCCTCCTG CTTCTGTCACCATTGTCGCATGGCCTGTTTCACCATGCCATTGCTGAGAGTGGCACCGCTGCAATGGATTTACTCGTAAATGATCCTCTGCCAGTGACGCAG ATGGTAGCAAATGTAACTGGCTGTAGCCTGGAAAGCACAGAGAAGACCGCCGATTGCATGAGAAACCTTGATATCGAGACTATTGTGACTATTGGAAAG gaTAAAACATTTAGATTTCCCGTAAATGTTGATGGACACTTCCTGACAAAACCTGTGGATGAGCTGTTCCATAAACATGAGCTTGTCACTATTCCATTCATGACGGGCGTTAATAATGATGAAGGGGGCTGGTTACTTCCTAAT tTCTTTGCTCCTCCAAACTGGACAGAGGGGCTGGATCAGGAGCAGTTCATGGACATGCTGTCCCTCCTTTACTATGAT CCCAAAGATGCATTTATCAGAGATTTGATGGTGGATGAATATATTGGAACTGGTGAAGATCGTGTGAAAAATAGAAACGGCTTCACTGAGTTGCTTGGAGATGTGTTATTTACCATTCCAGCTATTAAGGCTGCTAATGCCCACAGAG ATGCAGGCGCCCCTGTTTACCTGTATGAGTACCGGCATTCTCCCAAATTACAGCAGGCTATAAGGCCCAGCTTTGTTGGGAGTGACCATGGAGATGAAATCTTAACAGTATTAGGACTCTGTCTCACAACTACCCATGTCAAATTAGCTG ATGCTTGCCCGGAAGAGGAGGTACAATTTAGCAGAACCATGATGAACTACTGGGGAAACTTTGCTCGCACAGG GTCTCCTAATGGGGATGGCCTTGTCCACTGGCCAAAGTATGGAGCAGAAGAAGACTACCTGATAATTgatttaaaggaacaggtatctGGTCAGCACCTGAAGAAGGAGCGGTTTGACTTCCTTACTCAGACCCTCCCAGAGAAGATCCGACAACATAGGGAGAAAATAGAGCACAGGGAGCTGTAG
- the ces2b gene encoding fatty acyl-CoA hydrolase precursor, medium chain isoform X1: MGDTGRAIHRDTTIMKFCAKRTFFFLMSVICFCVAADLHAPEVHTKLGSLRGEYVSVKEKETGVHTYLGVPFAKPPIGPALRLAAPQPVEGWEGVRDATKQPPMCIQYKELVIDLLYKLSGFVVDLPDISEDCLYLNIYTPANRVHDAKLPVMVWIHGGGFSIGSASTFDGSALAAYQDVVVVLIQYRLGLLGFLSTGDEHMSGNFGLLDQVEALRWIQQHIHNFGGDPDLVTIFGESAGGASVSLLLLSPLSHGLFHHAIAESGTAAMDLLVNDPLPVTQMVANVTGCSLESTEKTADCMRNLDIETIVTIGKDKTFRFPVNVDGHFLTKPVDELFHKHELVTIPFMTGVNNDEGGWLLPNFFAPPNWTEGLDQEQFMDMLSLLYYDPKDAFIRDLMVDEYIGTGEDRVKNRNGFTELLGDVLFTIPAIKAANAHRDAGAPVYLYEYRHSPKLQQAIRPSFVGSDHGDEILTVLGLCLTTTHVKLADACPEEEVQFSRTMMNYWGNFARTGSPNGDGLVHWPKYGAEEDYLIIDLKEQVSGQHLKKERFDFLTQTLPEKIRQHREKIEHREL, from the exons ATGGGAG ACACCGGCAGAGCGATCCACAGGGACACGACCATCATGAAGTTCTGTGCAAAGCGAACTTTCTTCTTTCTAATGTCTGTCATATGTTTCTGCGTTGCCGCCGATCTGCATG CCCCTGAAGTCCACACAAAACTTGGGAGCCTGAGAGGTGAGTATGTGAGCGTAAAGGAGAAGGAGACTGGAGTCCACACCTACCTTGGTGTCCCATTTGCCAAGCCACCCATAGGCCCTGCTCTGAGACTGGCTGCACCTCAGCCTGTAGAGGGATGGGAAGGAGTGAGAGACGCCACCAAGCAGCCACCCAT GTGTATTCAGTATAAAGAGCTTGTGATAGATCTGCTCTATAAGCTCAGTGGCTTTGTGGTAGATCTTCCAGACATTTCAGAAGACTGCCTTTACCTCAACATCTACACTCCTGCAAACAGAGTTCATGATGCCAAGCTCCCA GTCATGGTCTGGATCCATGGTGGAGGATTTTCTATAGGTTCAGCCTCAACGTTTGATGGCTCTGCCCTGGCTGCTTACCAGGATGTGGTTGTGGTTTTGATCCAATACCGCTTGGGACTTCTTGGCTTTCTCAG CACTGGAGATGAGCACATGTCTGGGAACTTCGGACTGCTGGACCAGGTAGAAGCTCTGAGGTGGATCCAACAGCATATTCACAACTTTGGTGGAGACCCAGATTTAGTTACAATCTTTGGAGAGTCTGCTGGTGGAGCGAGCGTATCCCTCCTG CTTCTGTCACCATTGTCGCATGGCCTGTTTCACCATGCCATTGCTGAGAGTGGCACCGCTGCAATGGATTTACTCGTAAATGATCCTCTGCCAGTGACGCAG ATGGTAGCAAATGTAACTGGCTGTAGCCTGGAAAGCACAGAGAAGACCGCCGATTGCATGAGAAACCTTGATATCGAGACTATTGTGACTATTGGAAAG gaTAAAACATTTAGATTTCCCGTAAATGTTGATGGACACTTCCTGACAAAACCTGTGGATGAGCTGTTCCATAAACATGAGCTTGTCACTATTCCATTCATGACGGGCGTTAATAATGATGAAGGGGGCTGGTTACTTCCTAAT tTCTTTGCTCCTCCAAACTGGACAGAGGGGCTGGATCAGGAGCAGTTCATGGACATGCTGTCCCTCCTTTACTATGAT CCCAAAGATGCATTTATCAGAGATTTGATGGTGGATGAATATATTGGAACTGGTGAAGATCGTGTGAAAAATAGAAACGGCTTCACTGAGTTGCTTGGAGATGTGTTATTTACCATTCCAGCTATTAAGGCTGCTAATGCCCACAGAG ATGCAGGCGCCCCTGTTTACCTGTATGAGTACCGGCATTCTCCCAAATTACAGCAGGCTATAAGGCCCAGCTTTGTTGGGAGTGACCATGGAGATGAAATCTTAACAGTATTAGGACTCTGTCTCACAACTACCCATGTCAAATTAGCTG ATGCTTGCCCGGAAGAGGAGGTACAATTTAGCAGAACCATGATGAACTACTGGGGAAACTTTGCTCGCACAGG GTCTCCTAATGGGGATGGCCTTGTCCACTGGCCAAAGTATGGAGCAGAAGAAGACTACCTGATAATTgatttaaaggaacaggtatctGGTCAGCACCTGAAGAAGGAGCGGTTTGACTTCCTTACTCAGACCCTCCCAGAGAAGATCCGACAACATAGGGAGAAAATAGAGCACAGGGAGCTGTAG